agcggcggacgGGCAGGAGGTCGCCGGCGGGCGGGCGGGAATGGAAATGAAGCGGCGGTTGGGCGTTCGGGGTCGGCGGCTGGTTTTGGACCAGATGCATCTTGTGATGTATATTTGCATGGTGAGGTGTTGCATTTTACATCACGAGAAGGCcgcgtttcaattttttttcatatggACCGTCTGTTGGAGCACTGTTTTTTGCCTTAGACAATCCAAAAATTAATTATTTTTACATTTGAaccatctattgaagatgctctaagatTATACAATAAGAAACGCAGACTAGCTCACTAGAGACTACTAGTACTGGTTTACAGTCTGACTCTTCTGACGGTTAATTTGTCAGGATGTAGTTCTGTTTCTACTGTAAATTTGAACCTAGAGTAACTGCGTAGCACTCTAATTATTGTGCGGTCTGTCATTTCCCGTCTCCTGATATTTGACAGTGCAGATCTAATTTAGTACTTACGGGACCGTGGTTATATGGATCAACTCGAATTATTAGCCGATCACATGATTAGATGGCATTCGCCACAATGTGGGGCTGAGGACATCATGGTATGACGTCCTACCTTTTCTTGCAGATGACGTAGCACTATCTATCTATCGTGCTGTCCTGTTTGGCTCCTCGCCCTCACCGCATGGCCCAGCCCCAAACCACATGTGGTTTATGAATGAACTGAAGCAAGCGCCTGAGAACTGAGATTCATATAGCCATGCATGGCGTTTGCTTCGATTTCAAACTGGAAATTACCCAAGCGAACTCGTAAATAGGTAGAGTATCTCTCGTCCTTTTCATTTCCTTCAATGAATTAATAAACACGCGTATGCAGCTATTTCTAGTCGCCGACAAAATTAAATTACATGGTCCGGCAGTTGCCGGGCTGCTCGTCGCAGAAGTGCGGCGGGTACTGGTGGGGGTAGTAGGAGCTGGGCGGGTAGAAGTACGGCGGCGGGTGCACGGGCACGGGCATGGGCGCCGGCGGCTTCgggtcctccttcttcttctcatccggcttcttcacttcctccaCCTTGATGATTTGGGCGTGGCCGAGCTTCTTGCGGAGGCAGCTGACGAGGCACACCGGGTCGACGCCGTCGCCGACCACCTCCAGCTGGTCCCTCGCGTCGCCGGTTATCCCCATGGatgtcaccccggctgctctggcgGCCACGGTGAGGGCTTTGGACCTGCTCTTGTCGCACGACATGCTCAATTGGATGACAATCTTTTGCTGCAACATCAAGGAGGAAAGCGATGGATCAGTCGTATGCTTCAGCTCCAGAGTAATGTATCGATTGCTCAAAACTAAACTGATAAACAAAGCAAAACGAGAAGTACACAGGAACTAGGAGAAGAAACTGAATAGGGTTCCTCACCTTCATTGCTGGGTTGTAAGATGGCTAGCTATCAAGGAGAGATAGAAATTTGGGAAATGCTCGTGTTCGAGCGAGGCTATTGGTTTGGGTAGCTATTGATCGGTCTTCTGCAGATGCAAGTATCTAGCTTGTGATGATTTGGTGAAGGGGATAGCCGCCTGCCCGCCTTATATACACGCACGCAGTGGGCGCGGGTGTGGGAGCAGAGAATTAGAGCGATGTCAGTATGAGGAGTGAAAAAGTTGGGTGTTGCAAGAAGATTCGTAGCAGCAGCGGTGGCACCAGTTGAGCTCTCTCAGTGAGTAAACAACTGCCCAACTGGGTGTCTGGGTTCCATGCATGTAAACGCGTCCTCATCGCAATCACAAGCTCTCAGTTGAATTTTCCCGATCGGCACGCTACACATGGAGAGACATTTTTCAATGATCTGCCCTATTGTATCACTGATTGGCCACTTTGGACGCTCCACCGAAGACGCGGCTGCGGACATAACTATGTAGGCCGGGTCGATCGGTTAGTGAACATATCAGCATGAAACGGGACAAAAATGGCATGGATGCAATAGCAGCTCAAGTTCAACCGATCGGCGGTCCTCGATCAGCTCAATCAACAATAGTTTTGTCTTAGGAACACGCGGGAGGAGAGGGGGCTCACACGCTCACACCCGACTTTTTCACAACCGCACGCAATTAATAAGCAATTCTTCTGATTTTTCAAGAAAAGAGAGTGTTGCAATGCTGCTCGTAGTGGGGAGTGCCTCGCATACATCATGTCTATGATATTAGCGTGCAATAGCATTATATTACAAGTTAGTATTTTAGGATATTTCATTTGTTATCTTGTATAACACATAGTAACACATTTCTTTCTTTCCAATCGGCATTGCTACCTGTGCAAACCGCATTTGCAGGAGCAGTTTTAACATGACCCCTTTTACCTTACCTCATGAAAGGTAAGGATATAGTATAATAAACCCAAGTCGTTGATTTAATTAAGTAGTGGGCACGAGTAATTAGCATGTGGTAATTAATTGGTTCTAGCCCATCACCATCTCCCGGTTGCGCACTTAGAAGTAGAGAAGGCAGAAGGCTCCATCTCAAACTAAGGAAATTGAATCACTTTATTTCACAAATCTCGTGCGAAATCGACATGGAGTGAGAACCATGGTAAGATGTCCTCTACTGAATCTCTCTCCATCCGAGAAATCTTCTCCCGAAACACCGCTCAACACAATCTCTTTCTCCACGTCTCCTCCATGGCTCCGAGCACAAATAACAGATTTTATGCTTTGAAAATGAGCAAAAATAGTTATCTGCCATAAAAATCTTGGTTGTTGTGGAGGATCTAGCATTTTTATTCACGACTGTGCCACCCATTTGTCATGGATGTGGCTAACTCATGTGTTGTTGCCATCACACTTTCCACGATCCCAGTACCTAGATGCGATGTGAGACTGTTGCAGCACAACCATCCCTCTGTGTCATGTCGTCATACATAATTTGCATCTTCGCACCAAAGCCAGCCACCAGATCTAGAGAGCCGAACCCTCACAAAGACCTTTTGATGGCCACAACAACCTGCAACGAGTTTGCCACCACCTACAGGGGTGGTCACCACAAGGACCAACACCGCCGACAGAGCACACAACACGGACTATACCACCTCGCTAGAGAAAACTTTACCCAGTCGCTCAGTCCTGGTGCTGATATGGCCAAAGCTGGAGCACGATAGGTTGATAACGATCACCAATGTACGCCCGTGCGGAGCACAACGGCTGCTAGGTCAAGAGTGCACAAACTAGATCGGCATCGCGTCTACTGACCGAAGCACTGTGGCGCCTCGAGCATGCCCACTTGAGCCAGCGCGAGAATCCGGCTATGCCTAGCATGATCACGACCCGGAAGTCACCAAGATGCAGAGGACCGCCTCGATGTCGTGCCCCACACCACACCCGTAGAGAACTAGAGCCCCGTCGCCACCTTCCTCAGGGCCGGCCCGAGCTTTGCTGGTGGGCGCCCTCCAGCGGCGGCAAGATGAGGGACAAGGAAGATGAACTGGCGGCGCAAGGGTTGCTAACCCCCGAGTCGCCGGAGGAAGGTGGCGCGGGGGCGAGTCCTTACTAAAACACCAAAAAACAATAATTTAAAGCACGGTTAAACAATACATATTTGTATCAAATATATAAATCTTATGGTAGAATAGAGCGTTATCAAATTTATAAGATTATTATGTGGCCAAGCATCAATTTTCAAGAAGACCTCAATGATTCATGTGGTCCCCTATTTCTGTGCCCAGGCGGTATGAATGATATCAGCGACCCGGTCTGGTCTCGCCATGTAAAGCTCGTTCACATGTCATACATCGACATCTGACCTAATGTATCGTCGCGTTGTCAAAGCTGAAAGGGGACCTTTCATGGACTCCTGGGCGGGTATTTAGTCAGTAGTCAAACCTACGAAATAATCAATGCATGATGACCATACAGAATTCGGCCGTAGCTAAGCTAGTCCACAGATCCCTCTggttccatattacttgtcgctccaACAGAtatatctagcactgaaatacatctagatacatccatttcagagaCAACTAATATGAAACAGAGGAAATACTAAGCTAGTACTCCTACGTAGTACAGTAGTACCATGCAACACGAGTCATACGTACGTACAAGGTCAGTTTAGCGGTCAACAGGACATAGACGTTGCATTGACTAAACACTTCAAGTGTCGGATATATCACCCACCAATCTTTGATTAAATGCCTCAAGTGCCAAGTGTAGAGTGTTGCTAAATCTTAGTTTAGTAAAATTTAGCTATGTCTTAGTTGATGCTATATTCGTGGGATTTCACATAGACATTCATGTGGTTGTATATATGGGTCGACTAAAATTATCACCCGATCATATGATTGGATGACATTTGTCACAATTTGGGGCAACGGGCATCGATCATGGTGTGACGTCCTAGCTTTTGTTGCAGGTAATGTACTATCTATCTTTCTTtcaaacacagtacagacgcaagcgcttacATATATGCACATACACGTATCCCTATGAACACACACAACCAACCCCTATAAGCACCTCTCAGATATTGAGCCGTATCattttgagattttatgaagtcatcgTTGCCGCTTCGTAGTCGACGGAAATGTCTTCTCCCACTAAATACGCATCACCGCAAatactgaaataaatccagaataaATGCGGTCATCAGGACTTAAACCTAACTTGGTGGGCTGTGTCATCCTATACATCTAACCACATGTTGGTCGAAAAGTGACTTCAGTGCACGGCGTCCACTGGTATGTATATCCGCACCTCCCGTTTGCATGTGGATCACCAGGCCCGTATCTGGACAGGTGCAACTGGAGCAATGGCACAGGGCCTCAAAAAATTAGGGGCCCCAAATTTTTCCTAAGTACCAGTACTATTATTTTCCTTTAAAAAGCTAGTAGTACTATTGTTACTTAGGGGTTAATTGATTCTAAAAATGGTCAATGAAAGTGTAACGAACCCTTAATCAGTACAACAGAAAGATGTTCGGATCGAAAGATAGTACAGTATATATCATAGTACTAAATTTTTTATTTGGCAAGGAGCAATTCTTGAAAAACGTATGCAAACATAAAAAGAATATATTTTAGGCTTTTTCACCCATGGGAATTTGCACAGGGCCCCAAGTTTTGGAGGTACGGCCCTGTGGATCATCCCCAAGCATTAACAGCGCCTGTGTATGAGGACATTGCAGTTCATTCCACGTTGCAGCATCTCACATAGTTTCCACCGTATTGCCCTGATTTTGGTTCTGGACCCCCGCGGTCGTCCATGTTGTAGAGTGCATAGCTCGCACCTTAAGGGGGAGCATTTTGGAACTGGTTGCAACAAGTGCCACCCCAGGTAACATTTTGTACCATGAAAGTGTGCCCTTA
The window above is part of the Triticum dicoccoides isolate Atlit2015 ecotype Zavitan unplaced genomic scaffold, WEW_v2.0 scaffold176885, whole genome shotgun sequence genome. Proteins encoded here:
- the LOC119344632 gene encoding heavy metal-associated isoprenylated plant protein 46-like, which gives rise to MKQKIVIQLSMSCDKSRSKALTVAARAAGVTSMGITGDARDQLEVVGDGVDPVCLVSCLRKKLGHAQIIKVEEVKKPDEKKKEDPKPPAPMPVPVHPPPYFYPPSSYYPHQYPPHFCDEQPGNCRTM